One region of Flavobacterium pisciphilum genomic DNA includes:
- a CDS encoding FeoA family protein, whose amino-acid sequence MKHSIHSLKKGEKATIKEFDIDLVPLKLLEMGCLPGNMVELLQIAPFGGPLYLNINGSHVAIRIETARVIEVEIIK is encoded by the coding sequence TTGAAACATTCTATCCACTCCCTTAAAAAAGGCGAAAAAGCCACTATCAAAGAATTTGATATTGATCTAGTTCCGTTGAAATTATTAGAAATGGGTTGCTTACCAGGTAACATGGTCGAATTACTTCAAATTGCACCATTTGGTGGTCCTTTATATTTGAATATTAATGGTTCACATGTAGCTATTCGCATAGAAACAGCACGTGTAATTGAAGTAGAAATAATCAAATAG
- a CDS encoding NAD(P)/FAD-dependent oxidoreductase: MTNNNKYDVIIIGGSYAGFSAAMALGRSLRKVLIIDSGKPCNQQTPYSHNFITQDGKRPADINAKAKKQILKYPTITFLEGKATKAIKREQEFEIETEKREKFTARKLLFATGLKDILPEIEGFAECWGISILHCPYCHGYEVKNERTGIIANGPLGYEFTKMISNWTKNLTVLTNGKTSLTEEQTAALKKNNIAILENEIDYFQHNEGKIMNIVFKDKTKIAIKALYAKPPYEQHSLLPQELGCEITEQGLIKVDASQKTTIIGIYAAGDNSTFGRSLALAVSSGSVAGALINKELIEEDFN, from the coding sequence ATGACAAATAATAACAAATATGATGTTATAATAATCGGAGGTAGTTATGCAGGCTTTTCGGCTGCAATGGCATTAGGACGTTCGCTACGTAAAGTATTAATCATAGATAGCGGAAAACCTTGCAACCAACAAACCCCCTATTCACATAATTTCATAACTCAAGATGGCAAAAGACCTGCAGATATTAATGCAAAAGCAAAAAAACAAATCTTAAAATATCCAACAATAACTTTTTTAGAAGGCAAAGCTACCAAAGCAATAAAAAGAGAACAAGAATTTGAAATAGAAACTGAGAAGAGAGAAAAGTTTACAGCAAGGAAATTACTTTTTGCAACGGGTTTAAAAGATATACTTCCAGAAATAGAAGGGTTTGCAGAATGCTGGGGAATTTCAATATTGCATTGCCCCTATTGCCACGGATATGAGGTGAAAAATGAAAGAACTGGCATTATTGCAAACGGTCCCTTGGGATATGAATTTACTAAGATGATTTCCAATTGGACTAAAAACCTGACTGTATTAACAAATGGAAAAACATCATTGACCGAAGAACAAACTGCTGCACTTAAAAAAAACAATATCGCAATTTTAGAAAATGAAATAGATTATTTCCAACACAATGAAGGAAAAATAATGAACATTGTTTTTAAAGACAAAACAAAAATAGCCATTAAAGCACTTTATGCTAAACCCCCTTATGAGCAACATTCTCTTTTGCCACAAGAATTAGGCTGTGAAATAACAGAACAGGGCTTAATAAAAGTTGATGCCTCTCAAAAAACAACCATCATCGGAATTTATGCAGCAGGTGACAATTCTACTTTTGGACGTTCACTAGCACTAGCTGTTTCGTCAGGATCAGTCGCTGGGGCATTAATAAACAAAGAACTCATAGAAGAAGACTTTAATTAG
- a CDS encoding serine hydrolase yields MKKTKFALSILTTLLLFSSSTLFAQISSKEIDELVAKSLEKFNVAGVAVAVVKDGKVIHKKGYGVKSVSTKQLVDEHTNFQIASNSKAFTTAALAILVDEGKISWKDKVKTYIPEFKMYNEYVTEHFLIEDLLCHRSGLGLGAGDLMFFPNGSDFTMKDVLSNFQHFKPVSEFRTQFDYDNLLYLVAGEVTARVSGMSWEKFIETKILNPLQMSNSQASIKSVKDKSNLATPHSTNGAENGKIRTIQGFDEMINGAAGGIISNVDDMSKWVLLQLNKGKYGDNLDKQLFSKERQSEMWKLHIVEEADPNPRYNQHFAGYGLGWNLSDIKGNLSVSHTGGLPGMLSIVTMIPDLNLGIIILTNTEDGGAGIFSSVSQTIIDSYLGLNDFGWVDKYASFMQSQKSGGDEVTSKVWETVNKAKSIKVKNDDFIGQYEDKWFGKVEIFLKGNQLWFKSLRSPKLNGPMQFYKANTFAVKWEYQDMNCDAFAIFSLDEEGKAQSIKMKGISPNIDFSFDFQDLDLQRIK; encoded by the coding sequence ATGAAAAAAACAAAATTTGCCTTATCAATTTTAACCACCTTACTATTATTTTCAAGCAGTACCCTTTTTGCTCAAATTTCTTCAAAAGAGATTGATGAACTCGTAGCAAAATCGTTAGAAAAATTCAACGTTGCTGGTGTTGCAGTAGCTGTTGTAAAAGATGGGAAAGTTATACACAAGAAAGGGTATGGAGTAAAATCTGTTAGCACAAAACAATTAGTTGATGAACATACCAATTTTCAAATCGCTTCGAACAGTAAAGCTTTTACAACTGCTGCTTTGGCTATTTTAGTGGATGAGGGTAAGATATCTTGGAAGGACAAAGTCAAAACATATATTCCCGAGTTTAAAATGTATAATGAATATGTAACGGAGCATTTCCTTATAGAAGATTTATTATGCCATCGTAGTGGCCTCGGCTTGGGAGCTGGGGATTTAATGTTTTTTCCAAATGGTTCAGATTTTACTATGAAAGACGTTCTAAGTAATTTTCAACATTTTAAACCTGTTTCTGAGTTTAGAACACAGTTTGATTATGATAACCTACTTTATTTAGTAGCGGGTGAAGTGACAGCAAGAGTTAGCGGAATGAGTTGGGAGAAGTTTATTGAAACAAAAATCTTGAATCCTTTACAGATGAGTAACTCGCAAGCTTCTATTAAAAGCGTGAAAGATAAATCTAATTTGGCAACACCACATTCTACTAATGGTGCAGAAAATGGAAAAATAAGAACCATTCAAGGATTTGATGAAATGATTAATGGTGCTGCGGGAGGAATTATATCTAATGTAGATGATATGTCTAAATGGGTCCTTTTGCAGTTGAATAAAGGGAAATATGGAGATAATTTGGACAAACAACTTTTCTCTAAAGAGAGACAAAGTGAAATGTGGAAATTACATATTGTTGAAGAAGCAGATCCTAATCCAAGATACAACCAACATTTTGCAGGTTATGGATTAGGTTGGAATTTATCAGATATAAAAGGGAATTTAAGTGTATCCCATACTGGAGGATTACCAGGAATGCTTTCTATCGTTACAATGATTCCTGATCTGAATTTAGGGATTATAATATTAACTAATACAGAAGATGGTGGAGCAGGTATTTTTTCTTCAGTAAGTCAAACGATCATTGATAGTTATTTAGGCCTTAATGATTTCGGCTGGGTAGATAAGTATGCTTCTTTTATGCAGTCACAAAAAAGTGGTGGTGATGAAGTAACCAGTAAAGTTTGGGAGACTGTAAATAAGGCTAAAAGTATTAAAGTTAAAAATGACGATTTTATTGGGCAGTATGAAGATAAATGGTTCGGTAAAGTTGAAATATTCTTAAAAGGCAATCAATTGTGGTTTAAATCGCTTCGTTCACCAAAACTTAATGGACCAATGCAATTTTACAAAGCAAACACATTTGCTGTAAAATGGGAGTATCAGGATATGAATTGTGATGCTTTTGCAATATTTAGTTTAGATGAAGAAGGAAAAGCACAAAGCATTAAGATGAAAGGGATCTCGCCAAATATTGATTTTAGTTTTGATTTTCAAGATCTAGACCTTCAGAGAATTAAATAG
- a CDS encoding Nramp family divalent metal transporter, whose amino-acid sequence MTKSLEEVNQSVQTQNKTSVFRKILAFLGPAYLVSVGYMDPGNWATDIAGGSQFGYALLWVLLMSNLMALLLQSLSARLGIVTQRDLAQASRETYSKFINYILYILAEVAIAACDLAEVLGMAIGINLLFDIPLIEGVLITVLDTFLLLFLINKGIRKMEAFIIVLVAIIGFSFVFEMIFAEPELDKVLYGLIPSLPNSAALYIAIGIIGATVMPHNLYLHSSLVQTRKFDRSAAGIKQALKYNLIDSTIALNLAFFVNAAILILAAATFHRNGMFEVAEIQDAHKFLEPLLGTKWAPILFAVALIAAGQSSTITGTLAGQIVMEGYLNLRIQPWVRRIITRLIAIVPAVVVILIYGESVTGKLLILSQVILSLQLGFAIIPLIHFVSDKTKMKGFHISRLTQVTAWIIALIIVSLNGKLVYDEISGWLEASENPIVLWVTVVPLAIAFLVLLLYIVIKPFIARAKSDIQNHSPHNLTLRFSVKEAYSKKNIAISVDFSSADEAAINSAFELGGIDGNYTLIHVVETVGALMYGQNVDDHETTIDEKLLLEYKEMLTAKGFKIETELGFGKPNNIIPIIVNKGSFDILVMGTHGHTGFKDLVFGTTVDKLRHKISIPLFIVKK is encoded by the coding sequence ATGACTAAATCTCTCGAAGAAGTTAACCAATCGGTACAAACACAAAATAAGACCTCAGTTTTTAGAAAAATATTGGCATTTCTTGGTCCAGCTTATTTAGTAAGTGTGGGTTATATGGATCCAGGAAACTGGGCGACAGATATTGCGGGTGGAAGCCAGTTTGGGTATGCCTTACTTTGGGTTTTGTTAATGAGTAATTTAATGGCTTTGTTATTACAAAGTCTTAGTGCTAGATTGGGAATTGTTACTCAACGTGATTTAGCTCAAGCTTCAAGAGAAACCTATTCTAAATTCATCAATTATATATTATATATTCTTGCCGAAGTTGCTATCGCTGCCTGTGATCTTGCTGAGGTATTGGGAATGGCAATTGGTATTAATTTATTATTTGATATTCCGTTAATTGAGGGTGTTTTAATTACCGTTCTAGATACTTTCTTATTACTCTTTTTAATCAACAAAGGGATCCGTAAGATGGAAGCTTTTATTATTGTCTTGGTGGCAATTATAGGATTTTCTTTTGTTTTTGAAATGATTTTTGCTGAGCCAGAATTAGATAAAGTTTTGTATGGATTGATTCCTTCTCTTCCTAATTCAGCGGCTTTATATATCGCAATCGGAATTATTGGAGCGACAGTAATGCCTCATAATTTATACTTACACTCTTCTTTGGTGCAAACAAGAAAGTTTGACCGAAGTGCAGCAGGAATTAAGCAAGCATTAAAATACAATCTGATAGATTCAACCATTGCTCTTAATCTTGCTTTTTTTGTAAATGCTGCTATTTTGATTTTGGCGGCTGCTACTTTTCATCGAAATGGGATGTTTGAAGTTGCCGAGATTCAGGATGCACATAAGTTTTTGGAACCGCTTTTGGGTACTAAATGGGCGCCGATTCTCTTTGCAGTTGCTTTAATTGCAGCAGGTCAAAGCTCAACAATTACAGGGACTTTGGCAGGTCAGATTGTTATGGAAGGTTATTTGAATTTAAGAATACAACCGTGGGTTCGTCGTATAATAACACGTTTAATTGCCATTGTTCCAGCAGTAGTTGTAATCTTGATTTATGGCGAAAGCGTCACGGGAAAATTATTGATTTTAAGCCAAGTAATATTGAGTTTGCAATTAGGATTTGCAATTATTCCTTTGATACATTTTGTGAGTGATAAAACAAAGATGAAAGGATTTCATATTAGTAGATTAACTCAGGTTACTGCATGGATTATTGCTTTAATAATTGTATCGCTAAACGGGAAATTGGTTTATGATGAAATAAGTGGTTGGTTAGAAGCTTCAGAGAATCCAATCGTACTCTGGGTAACCGTAGTGCCTTTGGCAATCGCATTCTTAGTTCTGTTGCTTTATATCGTTATTAAACCGTTTATAGCTAGAGCAAAATCGGATATACAAAATCATTCTCCACATAATCTTACATTGCGTTTTTCTGTGAAAGAAGCGTATAGCAAAAAGAACATTGCTATTTCTGTTGATTTCTCTAGTGCCGATGAAGCAGCTATCAACAGTGCTTTTGAGTTGGGTGGAATAGATGGTAATTATACTTTAATTCATGTTGTAGAAACTGTTGGTGCTCTTATGTATGGTCAAAATGTTGATGATCATGAAACAACAATTGACGAAAAACTGCTGTTAGAATATAAAGAGATGCTTACGGCGAAAGGATTTAAAATCGAGACAGAACTTGGATTTGGTAAACCAAACAATATTATCCCAATCATTGTAAACAAAGGAAGTTTTGATATTTTGGTTATGGGAACACATGGACATACGGGCTTTAAAGATTTAGTTTTTGGAACAACAGTTGATAAATTGCGTCACAAAATTTCAATACCTTTGTTTATTGTTAAAAAATAG
- a CDS encoding Fur family transcriptional regulator → MKVTRNTVAKGAILDLISNSDSALSHSEIHKLTQDLCDRVTIYRILDRLVNEDVIHKIVNLDGTIKYAKCHHENHVHIHNHVHFSCEKCLKVTCMENVQPSYIIPRNYKVNDVNFTLSGLCPNCL, encoded by the coding sequence ATGAAAGTTACCCGTAATACTGTGGCCAAAGGAGCCATTCTAGATTTAATTAGCAATTCAGATTCGGCATTATCCCATTCAGAGATTCATAAACTGACTCAGGATTTATGTGATCGAGTTACTATTTATAGAATTTTAGACCGTTTGGTGAATGAAGATGTTATTCATAAAATTGTGAATCTTGATGGAACTATTAAATATGCTAAATGCCATCATGAAAATCACGTGCATATCCACAACCATGTGCATTTTAGTTGTGAAAAATGTTTGAAGGTGACTTGTATGGAAAATGTACAGCCAAGCTATATAATTCCCCGCAATTACAAGGTTAACGATGTGAATTTTACTCTTTCAGGATTGTGTCCGAATTGTTTATAA
- a CDS encoding MerC domain-containing protein → MKTKTTFNWDILGISSATICLVHCLLFPILTIIPLGITHNPIIDLLFASIGFFAIIKIAKKATLLVSSILILSITLIYTSILIEIILDVHTYLIFIGGIGMIIGHFINYLEHKKERK, encoded by the coding sequence ATGAAAACAAAAACAACTTTTAATTGGGACATTTTAGGAATTTCTAGCGCTACTATATGCCTGGTACACTGTTTACTATTTCCAATTCTAACAATAATACCTTTAGGAATAACCCATAATCCTATAATCGATTTGCTTTTTGCATCCATAGGTTTCTTTGCGATTATAAAAATAGCAAAAAAAGCGACTCTACTTGTAAGCAGTATTTTAATTCTATCAATAACGCTAATTTATACAAGCATCCTTATAGAAATTATACTAGACGTACACACCTATTTAATATTTATTGGCGGAATTGGGATGATAATTGGCCATTTTATAAACTACTTAGAACACAAAAAGGAAAGAAAATGA
- the feoB gene encoding ferrous iron transport protein B, which produces MSIQNINVALIGNPNTGKTSVFNQLTGLNQQVGNYPGITVEKKMGFCKLPNNIKANILDLPGTYSLNASSIDENMVIELLLNKNDKLYPDVALVVTDVENLKRNLLLYTQIKDLEIPTILVINMADRMESKGITLDIPYLEEHLKTKIALISSRKGHGIEELKNLIVNYKNIPNGPCLNASVIDPEYFKSLQHAFPDQLLYKLWLVITQDVNFLNLDRNEVRSTFTKSHSELKRLQQKETIKRYQFINDILKEGLKVDNTIATDFRAKLDRILTHKVWGYVIFFVILFIIFQAIFQWAAFPMDLIDGAFASLSKLTAERLPSGILTDLISQGIIPGIGGILIFIPQIAFLFFFISVLEESGYMSRVVFLMDKIMRKFGLSGKSVVPLISGTACAIPAIMATRNIESWKERLITILVTPFTTCSARLPVYTIIIKLVIPEDLLFGFLNLQGLTLMLLYLLGFGMAILSAYVLNKILKINNKTYFVVEMPSYKTPLFKNVFINVVEKTKAFVLGAGKIILAISVVLWFLASYGPGKNFNEAEAIVAERHKDKPLDEFEYEEAVASQKIENSYIGLMGKTIEPVISPLGYDWKIGIAIISSFAAREVFVGTLATIYSVGGTDDETTIKNKMQEEINPQTGEKIFNFASGISLLLFYAFALQCASTIAITKKETNSWKWPIVQLVLMSGLAYVIALVAYQFLK; this is translated from the coding sequence ATGAGTATCCAAAATATAAATGTAGCCTTAATAGGTAATCCAAATACAGGAAAAACTTCCGTTTTTAATCAATTAACAGGTCTTAATCAACAAGTAGGTAACTATCCAGGAATTACTGTTGAGAAAAAGATGGGCTTCTGTAAATTGCCCAACAACATCAAAGCCAACATTCTTGACTTACCAGGAACATACAGCCTAAATGCCAGCTCTATCGATGAGAATATGGTAATTGAGCTTTTGTTGAATAAAAACGATAAATTATATCCAGACGTAGCATTGGTTGTTACTGATGTTGAGAATCTAAAGCGAAACTTACTACTTTATACTCAAATAAAAGACCTTGAAATTCCAACAATATTAGTTATTAATATGGCTGATAGAATGGAATCTAAAGGAATAACTCTGGACATTCCATATCTTGAAGAGCATTTAAAAACAAAAATTGCTTTAATAAGTTCTCGTAAAGGGCATGGAATTGAAGAACTTAAAAATCTAATTGTTAACTACAAAAATATACCTAATGGCCCCTGCTTAAATGCATCGGTTATAGATCCAGAATATTTTAAAAGTTTACAACATGCTTTTCCTGACCAACTATTGTACAAACTATGGCTGGTAATTACACAGGATGTTAACTTTTTGAATCTAGATAGAAACGAAGTCAGAAGTACCTTTACCAAATCGCACTCTGAGTTAAAACGTTTGCAACAAAAAGAAACCATTAAAAGATATCAATTTATAAATGATATTTTAAAAGAGGGATTAAAAGTAGACAATACAATAGCCACAGATTTCCGTGCAAAACTAGACCGCATATTAACGCATAAGGTTTGGGGTTATGTTATATTTTTTGTCATACTCTTTATTATATTTCAAGCTATATTCCAATGGGCTGCTTTCCCAATGGATTTAATCGATGGCGCATTTGCTTCATTAAGTAAATTAACTGCTGAAAGATTGCCAAGTGGGATTCTAACTGATTTAATTTCTCAAGGAATTATCCCTGGAATTGGCGGAATCTTGATATTTATTCCACAAATTGCTTTCTTATTCTTCTTTATATCTGTACTTGAAGAAAGTGGTTATATGAGCCGTGTGGTTTTCCTTATGGATAAAATTATGCGCAAATTTGGTTTATCAGGAAAGAGCGTTGTGCCTTTAATTTCGGGTACTGCCTGTGCAATTCCAGCAATTATGGCAACTCGTAATATCGAAAGCTGGAAAGAGCGATTAATCACTATTTTAGTAACACCGTTTACTACCTGTTCAGCTAGATTACCTGTTTATACAATTATCATTAAACTAGTAATTCCAGAGGACCTCCTTTTCGGATTCCTTAACTTACAAGGATTAACTTTAATGCTATTGTATCTTCTAGGTTTTGGAATGGCAATTTTATCGGCTTATGTTTTAAATAAAATACTAAAAATAAATAACAAAACGTATTTCGTAGTTGAAATGCCAAGCTATAAAACACCATTATTCAAGAATGTTTTTATTAATGTTGTCGAAAAAACAAAAGCATTCGTCTTAGGTGCAGGAAAGATAATCTTAGCAATATCTGTTGTGTTGTGGTTTTTAGCCTCGTATGGGCCTGGAAAGAACTTTAATGAAGCCGAAGCCATTGTAGCAGAAAGACACAAAGACAAGCCTCTAGATGAATTTGAATATGAAGAAGCTGTTGCTTCACAAAAAATAGAGAACTCTTACATCGGATTGATGGGTAAAACTATCGAACCAGTAATTTCTCCTTTAGGATACGATTGGAAAATTGGTATTGCAATCATAAGCTCGTTTGCAGCTAGAGAGGTATTTGTAGGTACATTGGCAACCATTTACAGTGTAGGTGGTACTGATGATGAAACTACAATAAAAAATAAAATGCAAGAAGAAATCAATCCACAAACCGGAGAGAAGATTTTCAATTTTGCTTCAGGAATCTCATTATTACTTTTTTATGCGTTTGCATTACAGTGCGCAAGTACAATTGCGATTACAAAAAAAGAAACAAACTCATGGAAATGGCCAATAGTTCAGCTGGTCTTAATGAGCGGATTAGCTTATGTTATAGCTTTAGTAGCTTATCAATTCTTAAAATAA
- a CDS encoding metal-dependent transcriptional regulator, producing MTFSEENYLKAIYHLTTSSEAEVSTNAIAEMMETKASSVTDMLKKLSEKDLINYKKYQGVSLTENGKLAAKMIVRKHRLWEVFLVDKLDFSWDEVHDIAEQLEHIKSEQLINKLDDFLGNPTEDPHGDPIPDAQGRIIKVEKQLLSELNEKQVGVCVGVKDTSSEFLQYLDKQGIALGSKIECLSKESFDLSLKIKVNEKELTISNKIASNLFVKLQ from the coding sequence ATGACCTTCTCAGAAGAAAACTATCTAAAAGCTATTTATCATTTAACGACTTCCTCTGAAGCAGAGGTTAGTACTAATGCTATTGCTGAAATGATGGAAACCAAAGCCTCATCGGTAACGGATATGCTTAAGAAATTATCCGAAAAGGATTTGATAAATTATAAAAAATACCAAGGAGTTTCGCTTACTGAAAACGGAAAACTAGCAGCCAAAATGATTGTTCGTAAACACCGTTTATGGGAAGTATTCTTGGTAGATAAACTTGATTTCTCTTGGGATGAAGTTCATGATATTGCTGAACAATTGGAACATATTAAATCAGAGCAATTAATTAATAAATTGGATGATTTTCTAGGCAACCCAACCGAAGACCCGCACGGAGATCCAATTCCCGATGCGCAAGGCAGAATCATTAAAGTAGAAAAACAATTGCTTTCGGAACTTAACGAAAAGCAAGTTGGTGTTTGTGTAGGGGTAAAAGATACTTCATCTGAGTTCTTGCAATACCTCGATAAACAAGGAATCGCTTTAGGATCTAAAATTGAATGCTTATCGAAAGAAAGCTTTGATTTATCTTTAAAAATTAAGGTTAATGAAAAAGAACTGACCATTTCTAACAAAATAGCTTCGAACTTATTCGTGAAGTTGCAGTAG
- a CDS encoding GTP-binding protein, producing MKKLPVTVLSGFLGAGKTTLLNHILHNKEGLKVAVIVNDMSEVNIDAQLVKNEHTLSRTEEKLVEMSNGCICCTLREDLMVEVEKLARENRFDYLLIESTGISEPIPVAQTFSFINEDENIDLSRFSYVDTMVTVVDSLNFFKDFGSAETLQQRKASDIENDNRTIVNLLVDQVEFANVIILNKTDLISSESLQILKASIQKLNPVAKILTSVLGKVNPIEIINTGLFNFEEAEVSAGWIRELEGIHTPETEEYGINSFVFRNPKPFHPERLWNFIKHDFPSNIIRSKGLMWMASRPEQAINWSQAGGSMKAEGAGVWWASMPLSQRMMFNNFVEFQDIIEERWTADFGDRLNEIVFIGQKIKEDKILKELKKCLCTPDEITDYLKGNFLRTDQFPIPRNIS from the coding sequence ATGAAAAAACTACCTGTAACTGTATTGAGTGGTTTTCTTGGAGCTGGCAAAACAACTTTACTAAACCATATCCTTCACAATAAAGAAGGACTTAAGGTTGCTGTAATTGTCAATGATATGAGCGAAGTAAACATTGACGCTCAACTCGTAAAAAACGAACACACCTTATCACGCACCGAAGAGAAGCTAGTTGAAATGAGTAATGGTTGCATTTGCTGCACCTTAAGAGAAGATTTAATGGTTGAAGTCGAGAAACTCGCTAGAGAAAACCGTTTTGATTATTTACTCATCGAAAGTACTGGAATTAGCGAACCCATACCTGTTGCACAGACATTCTCGTTTATAAATGAAGATGAAAACATCGATTTGTCCCGATTTAGTTATGTAGACACCATGGTTACAGTAGTAGATAGTTTAAACTTTTTTAAAGATTTTGGCTCTGCTGAAACATTACAACAACGAAAAGCTTCTGACATTGAAAATGACAATCGAACTATTGTAAATCTTTTAGTAGACCAAGTAGAATTTGCCAATGTCATTATCTTGAACAAAACCGATTTAATATCATCTGAATCACTACAAATACTCAAAGCATCAATTCAAAAACTAAATCCAGTAGCCAAAATACTTACTTCGGTTTTAGGGAAAGTAAATCCAATAGAAATCATAAATACTGGGTTATTCAATTTTGAAGAAGCTGAAGTTTCGGCTGGTTGGATTAGGGAATTGGAAGGAATTCACACGCCAGAAACAGAAGAATACGGAATAAACTCGTTTGTTTTCCGCAATCCAAAACCATTTCACCCTGAACGCCTTTGGAATTTCATTAAACATGACTTTCCATCAAATATAATTCGAAGCAAAGGATTAATGTGGATGGCATCACGTCCTGAACAAGCCATAAACTGGAGTCAAGCTGGCGGATCTATGAAAGCTGAAGGTGCAGGCGTTTGGTGGGCAAGTATGCCCCTAAGCCAACGCATGATGTTCAACAACTTCGTAGAATTTCAAGATATAATTGAAGAACGTTGGACTGCTGATTTTGGCGACCGCCTAAACGAAATAGTATTTATAGGTCAAAAAATCAAAGAAGACAAAATACTAAAAGAACTAAAAAAGTGCCTTTGTACTCCCGATGAAATTACTGATTATCTAAAAGGCAACTTTTTGAGGACTGACCAATTCCCTATACCAAGAAATATTTCGTAA
- a CDS encoding FeoB-associated Cys-rich membrane protein, which yields MVQEILAFVILFIAIAFLIRKFFWKPKNKKNCGDNDCGCH from the coding sequence ATGGTACAAGAAATTCTAGCTTTTGTAATATTATTTATAGCGATTGCTTTTTTAATTCGTAAGTTTTTCTGGAAACCTAAAAACAAGAAAAACTGTGGAGACAACGACTGCGGTTGCCATTAA
- a CDS encoding SCO family protein, whose protein sequence is MKSLLYKYRKFFLVLFVFSAVTISLFYSALKPSKTLPIYNPADVNPELVDSTMQYKSKYHTIADFAFVNQNGDTITQKDYEGKIYVADFFFTTCGSICPKMTANLADVQKAILNNPKVKLLSHTVFPETDSVPVLKAYAIKNGVVDSKWNLVTGDKKEIYTMARKSYLAVKLGRPDQLYDMVHTENFILVDQKRRVRGFYDGTKKEDIQKLIEDITFLSAE, encoded by the coding sequence ATGAAATCTTTACTCTACAAATACAGGAAATTTTTCTTGGTACTATTCGTATTTTCTGCTGTTACAATTTCGTTGTTCTATTCAGCATTAAAACCAAGTAAAACATTGCCTATTTATAATCCAGCTGATGTAAATCCTGAACTGGTTGATAGCACCATGCAATATAAAAGCAAATACCACACTATTGCCGATTTCGCATTTGTAAATCAGAATGGTGATACGATTACTCAAAAAGATTATGAAGGAAAAATATACGTAGCCGATTTCTTTTTTACGACTTGCGGTTCTATCTGTCCTAAAATGACAGCTAATTTAGCTGATGTTCAAAAAGCAATTTTAAACAATCCAAAAGTAAAGTTACTTTCGCATACTGTATTTCCTGAAACGGATAGCGTTCCTGTTCTAAAAGCTTATGCAATTAAAAATGGTGTTGTAGATAGCAAATGGAATCTTGTTACTGGTGACAAAAAAGAAATCTATACTATGGCTCGAAAATCATATTTGGCAGTAAAGCTTGGAAGACCTGATCAATTATATGATATGGTCCATACAGAGAACTTCATTTTAGTAGATCAAAAAAGACGAGTTCGTGGTTTTTACGACGGAACCAAAAAAGAAGATATTCAAAAACTAATAGAAGATATTACCTTTTTATCTGCCGAATAA